In Legionella israelensis, the genomic window CACAAGAGAACAAAGTTATGAGAACATCATAGTATGAAATAAGGTAACCAAAAGTGTCGCAATGAGTTGAAGCTTCATTCAACAAATGCTTGTTTTGGTTATATCTTAATTCTCCTTGGGTTCTATCCACAAGTAAATATCAATACACGCTTTTAGATGATGCGATTGTAGCCTATTGTTTATCCTAAGAGAGCTAAAATGATAAAGGTCCAGTGGCACATGAAAAAAAATGCTTCTGAAAAATTATTAGAAATTACTCGTTGCAAGACAGTAAAAGAAAACATTTGTTTTGAGGACATTTTAGCTGTAGTAGTTCAAACTTGATCTGACAGTTACCGGTTTTTCAGAAGTGTCTGTCAGGTCAAATTCAGCCTATCAATTTTTCCTTCCAGATTTGTTTGCCATCAATCAATGTTTGCATTGGAGTACGTCCACAGCACATTTTGCCTTGATGGGTGCGCTCATTATTATAATAATGAAGCCATACGTCCAGATCTTTTTGCAGTTCATCCATGTCATCGTAAACTTTCTTACGGAATGTGATTTGATAAAACTCCTGCAAAATCGTTTTGTGGAAACGCTCACAAATACCGTTTGTTTGCGGTGATTGTGCTTTAGTTTTCGTGTGATCAATGTTGTTAATAGCTAAATAAAGCTGATAGTCATGCTGTTCTACTTTCCCACAATACTCTGTACCCCGGTCAGTTAAAACACGCAGCATAGGTAACTGCTGCTGCTCAAAGAACGGCAAGACCTTGTCGTTAAGGAGATCTGCTGATGTAATAGGCGTTTTTGTTGTATAGAGCTTGGCAAATGCCACTTTGCTATAAGTATCAACAAAAGTCTGCTGATAAATGCGGCCAACTCCTTTGATAGTTCCCACATAGAATGTATCTTGGGAACCAAGATAGCCAGGATGTGCTGTTTCAATTTCGCCGCAAGCCTCATCATCAAACTTCTTCTTCTCCAAAGCTGCAATTTGTGCTTCTGTGAGAATAATGCCCTCTGATGCTACTTTGGCTTCAAGTGCCTTCAAACGGTCTTTAAAGTTAGCTAAATTATGCCTAAGCCAGACGCTGCGAACGCCACTAGGGGATACAAAAATCCCTTTCTTACGCAACTCATTACTGGTGCGTAGTTGACCATGAGCTGGATATTCTATGGCGTACTCTTTTACCGCTTGCTCTATAGAATCGTCAACACGGTTCTTGTGATTAGGTTGCCTTCGTGACTTATCAAATAAGGCATCTACCCCACCAGATTCTACCGCTGATTTATAACGATAGAAGGTGTCTCGTGATAAACCCATTACCTTACAGGCTTTCGATACATTGCCTAATTCTTCAGCTAAATTTAGTAAGCCAACTTTGTGTTTAATAATTTTAACGTTATTATCTATCATGAGAGTTTTCCTTTTGGTTTTGTTAAAGTTTGCACTTCTATCAAAACCGGAAACTCTCACCTTTTCAAGTGGTTATGTCAGATTAAGTCGAAACTAATTCATTTTAGCTTTGCTCGGTGAGCGCACTTATGGTATTGCGTTACTTTTTTTCTCTTTACCTAGTGCTTTGCCATTTTCACTTATACCAGGTATGACTTTTATCTTTAGTATGCCGATTTTCATTTTTACAATTCAAATGATCTTTGGAAGAAGCACATTTTGGCTACCTAAAATTATTGCACAATGGCATATTCCATATAAATTGGTGGTTAAAATCATCTGTACAACGGCCCCCTATCTAAAAAATGCAGAGTTTTTTATAAAACCAAGATGGTCTTTTATGTTCTGCCGTCCCATGCAAATAATGAATGGTTTATTGATTTTTTGCCTGACTTTTCTTTTAATTTTGCCCATTCCTTTTAATTTTATATTTGCCACACTGCTGATTATCTTCAGCCTTGGTATGATTGAAAAAGATGGAGCAATCATTATTCTCGGCTACATAGCAACCGTTCTCTATGTCAGTTTCATATCTTGGTTTATTATGGTAGTGATTAAGGCCATCATGACGTGGGTGTCTGCATGGTATGGTTAATACTTCCAAAAATGAACGACTCCTATTAAAAGTGAAAGACCGCTTTAAATTAGATTGAAGCAATTTCACTAACGATTTATCTTCCTCAAGCAAACGCTTGTCTAATAATTTTTGCTCTCTTTATTCATTTTTTTAGATCGCCCAAATCGAATCACGCTACTTTGCGACAAAACCATTGCTTATTTTTGACTGACTCGCAATAATAACCCTCCTCCCACTATAAAAAAAGGCAAAAGCGCTAACATGCCAATACGCTGACTGCCCGCCCAAGCGGTTAAACTGCCCACTAAAAATGGCCCTAAGAAACTGGTGCTTTTTTCAGAAAAGGAATAAAAACCATACATGCGGGTTATCTCTTCAGGTTTTGCCAAGCGAGCTAAAAATGTACGACTGGCGGCCTGTATTGGCCCAACAAACACTCCTATAAATGGTGCAGCCATCCAAAATAGATTCCTTGACTTTATTGTTAACAGATAACAAAACATGGCAGTAAAACATCCAAGAGCAATAAGTACGGTTTTTTTTGAGCCAATCCAATCATCTATCCAGGCAAATAATGCCGCACCAATTCCTGCTGTAATATTTAAGATGATTCCAAATATAATCATGTCATAAACGCTAAAATGAAATGTGCCCGCGGCAAATACACCGCCTAATGCCATAAGCGAGTTCACTCCATCCATGTAAAAAAGTCGAGCGATTAAAAACAGCAAGAGATCGCGTTGTTGAGGGAAGTTCTTTAAAGTTATTTTCAACTCTTTGAGTCCTTTTTTAACCGCAGAAATGACTTTGAAGTTTTCAGATTTTTTTTGTTTTACAAACAAAAATATAGGAAGGCTAAACACAGACACCCATATAGCTACCAGTAAGATGATAATGTGAATGTCTTCTTTATTTTTTATCCCGGCTATTAAAAAAAATTCACGTTGTTCTAACACGATTAAAGATAATATTAAACATAACAACCCACCGAGATATCCACACGACCAACCCCACCCCGATACGCGGCCAAGATAATCGGATGACACTATATTGGGTAAAAGTGAGTTATAAAAAACCTTAGCCAATTCGAATGCAACAGTACTAATAAACATGCAAGTTAAAGCAAGCTGAATAGAATGTATATTTGGATGAACAAACCATAAAAACACCGTGGATATTACCCCTATAGAGGTAAAAAGAAACAGCCAGGATTTATGCTTACCGCCAAAATCTGCTATTGTACCGATTATAGGGCCTAGAAAAGCGACAAAAAGGGATGATGCCGAAATGGTATATCCCCATAATTGGGTACCTTGAATTTCACTGGGTGCAATTTCATTGATGAAATAAGCAGAAAATACAAATGTATAAATGACTGCCGAATAAGCGGAATTGGCAAAATCATAAAGTGACCAGGCAATGACCTGTTTAATATCCATGCTTTGGATGGGTTTGGAATGTTCAGGCATAACGATTCACTTTTTAAAAAGATTCAGTATATTAAAAAAACCGGTTCTTCATGAAAAAATTTAATTTAAGCCTTAAGAAAGCCTGGTCAGTTAATATTTATTAAGATAAGCAAGTATAGACGAGTTTTATAAATGTCATTATTGATTTTTTTAACGGATTAAAAAGGATGAAGAACAAAAATGACTGTATTTCATAAAGACCAAGAAAAATGCGTATAAGCATTAGCTTCTGCATTGACTTGACCATTAAACACTGAAACAGCCACGAAATTTTGCGCCTTAGAGAAAAATTACAAGTTGCGCCAATCTTGACTAAATTTGGAGCACTATGTAAGATGCGCAATTTTTCATCAGGCAACAGATGTTAGGTGTAGGTAAAACAAATCCACAAAGTTACTTTGATTTTAATAAGGTATATTCTGGTATAAAAGCTGGTTTAATCTTTAAGGCGCTTGAAATTAGCCCTGTCGCTAGAGTTATGGCAGTTTTTTATACTGCATCTAAAATCGTTGAAATAACAAACTTCATTGTTGAAGAAACCAGAGAGCAAAATGAGGAAAAATGTTATCGGGCACATGTAAGATTTGGACAAACACATCAGGATGATATGAATAGGATGAAACATATCAACGTTGGGGCTTATTAATTATTCTGTTGATTGGAATATCAAGATGGTTATTGCCATATGCAAGCATCTGATAATAGCGCCAATGAATCCATTTTGATCGCATCCGAGAAGTTAACCAAACACAAGCAGACTAGAAAAATGAGCCCACAAACCACATGCAGTTAGTGAATGAACAACTGGAACTGGAGGTATAAGCCATTTAAGGGCCATCAACTGGCCTTATCCCAAGCTTTAAAAGCACGAAAAACCGGATTGCGCAGTGATTTAGAGTTGGCGTATGCCCTGGATGCTTTCGCCTGTCATTTTTTATCCGACCATTTCGCCGCAGGACACACGCGCACACCGCGCTTAAAACTTGCCGAAAAGGTATCCCCTTCCTTACTTGGCTCCTTGCTTGCCATCTATATGCACAATGAAGACAACAAATACGGCTTGTATGTTCATAACCAGCTCAATGAACATTGGATAATCTATGGAGATTTCTCTTATTTTAACCCGAATAACCAAGCAAATCGTGAGCGTCTTGAGCGTTTATTGCAACAATCCGCTGATGCGATTTTTCATACTTATGACACTGGAAATCAAAAAAATCCTCAAGACATTCTTGCGCAAATTCCTCAAGCAGAAAAAGAGCTCACTCAGAACATGCTCAACATTACCCCTTTGTTTTACTGGGATGATAAAAAAAATAAATTATTACACCGCAAAGATATTAACAATCCTTACGATAGCACAATGACTTCTAATTGGTGGGGTTGGAGTACTTTACTGGCATTAAAAACCCTGTATGGTGAGACGATCGAAACACGCTCAATCATGTCAATGTTGCAAGATAATGGCTTAGCCGATGAGATGAATTTTTTTCAAACCAGAACCTAAACTAAGTGCACCACAAAGGGCTATCGGAGAGCCTGCTGTCTTTCTTATATCCTCGGAAGCAAAATACATTGCCGCCCAGGTCCTTTATGTGGATGGAAGTTATAAGGCATGCCATTGAATGGGGGATGATGTTGACGTAAAATGCCATCTTATTAAAAATACACGATAAATCAAGAAAATTTAAATGCCAAAAGAAAATGTTTTTCATCCCAGGCGAGTTTTATTTTCCAAATTAAATGACATAGAGGCGAAAATACCTATTATTGTGGCTGCTACCGCGGAAGAACTTTCTCAGCCAGAAAATCATTTCCGTATGACTGAAGAAGAAAAGAAGCTTTCCAGGCTGCAATTATTTATAAAAAAAGCAAAAATGTTTGGCTATAATGACAAACAACCTACCACCAAAATCACAGGGCTTGTTAGCAATAGCATTACCATTTTCGGAAAACCGCAGCAAATGTCACCTGTCTCTATTATGCAAAATGCAGAGGTTTTTTCCCTTCTCAGAGAAAATACAAATAAATATATAGAAAGCGTATTAAAAGTCTCAACGAAGGAAAATGCGGAGGAAACTTATCTGCAAAAGATGGTAATGCAGTTATATCAGATAATAAAAAATTCTTGTCCCAGTAAAGACGAAGTGATTCATTTAGCTACAATGGAAAGAGATCTTTCCGCGCCTGATGCCGGTAAAAATCGGTTAACTGCGGAATTTAGCACATTGCTACTTGCAGAATTAAAAAAGAAAATTGTGCAAAATAATGACCCTTGGAAAGTGGAATTAGATAGAGTATTTGCGTTAAAACAGCGTACATCACGTGCTGAATCTTATGGAATCCATCGAATTGCACAACAGCCATTAATGCTTTACCAATCAAGAAATCCTCACGAGGTAATAACTCCAAATGAAAAAGTAATTATTGTAGATGATCATATTCAAGCTGGTGCAGCGATGTATTGTGCAGCTACTGAGGTTATGAATAGCAACGCTAATTTGCTTAGCATAGCTTGTATAACAGCGCATAAAAATGGTCTTTTTTTTAATATCCAGCCTGATGTTATAGAATTCATCAAAAGTTTGTTGCCTAATGGTTCAAATGATCTCCCCAGGTTAAATAAAATACTAGATACTGTCGGATTAAACATTGAAACTTTGACGAATATTGAGGGTATGATATTAATCTCAATTCTGAGTGACTCTACCAATAAAGAACATAAATCAATGTTCGAACATTTACTTAAAAAGTATGATGCAACAAACGATATCAATCATCCTCTGTTTAAAAATCAAAAAAATAGCTTAATGGATGAGTTTGAAAAACCAAAAGTAGAATTTGCAAATTTTGAGATTGAGTTATTGGCAGCAATAGAAAAAGGCAGATATACAGTACCGTATAAAAAACAAATTGTATTATCAGACGAAGAAGGACAAAAAATCAATAAAGAAGCAAGTGAAAGTGTAACCCTCCCTTAAAATAGCACCATTTTCAATTAGAGTTTCTCCGGCATAATAAGCAAAAAAGAGGAGGAACGATGAAACGCAGTCGCTTTACAGAAAATCAAATTTTAAACATATTAAAATCAGTTGAAGTAGGACGATTGGTAAAGGATGTATGCCGGGAACATGGGATATCCGATGCCACCTATTACAACTGGAAAGCAAAATACGGTGGGATGGAAGCCTCAGATATTAAACGCATGAAGCAACTTGAGGAAGAAAATGCAAAGCTGAAACGGATGTTTGCTGATTTGTCTCTGGAAAACCGTGCACTGAAGGATGTTATAGAAAAAAAGCTTTGAAGCCGGCTGAAAAGAGGGAAATGGCTGATTATCTGGTGCAGGAACATGGTCTGAGTCTCAGGCGAAGCTGCTCGGTATTACGCTTAAGTCGTACAGCTTACTACTATCAGCCGGCGATGGATAAGGATGAAGCGGTGATAAAAGAATTGGTGACCATAACCGAACACTATCCGCGTTATGGTTTCAGGAAGTTGTTTATCAAATTGCGGCAGGCAGGTTTCTCCTGGAATCATAAAAGAGTATACCGTGTTTATTGTGAGTTGAAGTTAAATATAAGGCGAAAAGGAAAACGCAGATTAGCTTCCCGTCACCCGGAACCTCTTGCTGTGCCTGATTCCCTTAACCATACATGGTCAGCTGATTTTATGAGTGATGCCCTCAATTGCGGCAGAAGATTCAGGACTTTTAATGTGGTAGATGATTTTAATCGGGAAGCTTTGGCAATTGAAATTGATTTGAGCTTGCCTGCTCTAAGGGTTATTCGGGTACTTGACCATATTGCCGCCAATCGAGGATATCCTGCAAGGTTGCGACTTGATAATGGACCTGAGTTTATTTCCCTTGCGTTAGCGGATTGGGCAGAAAAGCATGGTGTTATTCTTGAGTTTATTCAGCCGGGAAAGCCAACTCAAAATTCATTTGTGGAGCGGTTCAATAGAACTTATCGGAATGAAATATTGGATTTTTATCTATTTAGAAGTCTCAATGAGGTACGTGATATTACCAGAAATTGGATGAAAGAATATAACGAAGAAAGACCACATGAATCACTCGGTGATATGTCACCTTTGGATTACAGATTGATTAAAAACAGGTCGGAAAACTCTAATTATAACTGGCACTAAAAAAGGGAGGTTTACAAAAGGGCTAATCTCCCTTGGTTACTATTTGATTTTGATGATACCTTACATAATTTAAGCAATAATACTTTTATCATATTTCAGGATATTATAAAAACATATTCTAGTGTAAAAGTGCCAATTGAAAAAATTAAAGAAAGGCGTCAAAAATGGAAAGATAATGGGCAATACCAATATCAACAGATGCTATTGGCTTTCATAAAACAATATAATCCTGAAATTCAAATTTCCTGCGAAGATATAACTCAAGCGTACCAAGAACATAAAAATGCAGAACCATTTACACCAAAAATGAGTAAGGAGGATTTCTTAGCGCTAAGAAATAAATATAAAATTGGTATCATCACTGACGGTTCAGCGTTTGAGAGTAAAGTTCCAAAGATTAAGGAATTTTTTGGCGTTGATATTGATGGATATATTTATAAAAACAATACGTTACCATCAAAACCTAATGCCGCCATGTTCCATGAATTTTGCAAGACATACAGTGTAAAAGATAGACCGGTTGCCTATGTTGGAGACAGGGATGATTTAGATGGTAGTATGGCAAAAAATGCGAATATTAGATTCATAAGAGTTGACCCAACGCAACCAACTATTAACATGGAAAAATTTACAAAAGAATTAAATGCCATTGAAGAACAAAGAATGGCCGCAAGAAGGCGATGGGGATTATTGAGTAATGTAGTTACAACAAACACAGCAACAGTAGAGTGCGCTCGAAGAAGTCTGGGATTGAAAGTATAAATACAAGTTCTGTATTGTCGGTCAACAGAAAATCAACTCAAAATTCTTAACAGATCAATCTTTCTCTTGAAAACTTGTCTTTCACATATTTGAAGCATTAGCAGAATTGAGTGAAACTTTACTCAGGAAAACTTATACTACTTGCTGAACTTGCCTTAGGCAAATTCTAATTTTGTCTATAAATGCGGTGAGCTACCAGGTGATTGGAGTAATGAGAGACTTGCGACAACTCAAAGTATGAATGGGGAGTAAATGTTGGGCCGAGTGGCCCAACCTACGCTTGCTCACCTTAGCTGTAGTAGTTCAAACTTGATCTGACAGTTACCGGTTTTTCAGAAGTGTCTGTCAGGTCAAATTCAGCCTATCAATTTTTCCTTCCAGATTTGTTTGCCATCAATCAATGTTTGCATTGGAGTACGTCCACAGCACATTTTGCCTTGATGGGTGCGCTCATTATTATAATAATGAAGCCATACGTCCAGATCTTTTTGCAGTTCATCCATGTCATCGTAAACTTTCTTACGGAATGTGATTTGATAAAACTCCTGCAAAATCGTTTTGTGGAAACGCTCACAAATACCGTTTGTTTGCGGTGATTGTGCTTTAGTTTTCGTGTGATCAATGTTGTTAATAGCTAAATAAAGCTGATAGTCATGCTGTTCTACTTTCCCACAATACTCTGTACCCCGGTCAGTTAAAACACGCAGCATAGGTAACTGCTGCTGCTCAAAGAACGGCAAGACCTTGTCGTTAAGGAGATCTGCTGATGTAATAGGCGTTTTTGTTGTATAGAGCTTGGCAAATGCCACTTTGCTATAAGTATCAACAAAAGTCTGCTGATAAATGCGGCCAACTCCTTTGATAGTTCCCACATAGAATGTATCTTGGGAACCAAGATAGCCAGGATGTGCTGTTTCAATTTCGCCGCAAGCCTCATCATCAAACTTCTTCTTCTCCAAAGCTGCAATTTGTGCTTCTGTGAGAATAATGCCCTCTGATGCTACTTTGGCTTCAAGTGCCTTCAAACGGTCTTTAAAGTTAGCTAAATTATGCCTAAGCCAGACGCTGCGAACGCCACTAGGGGATACAAAAATCCCTTTCTTACGCAACTCATTACTGGTGCGTAGTTGACCATGAGCTGGATATTCTATGGCGTACTCTTTTACCGCTTGCTCTATAGAATCGTCAACACGGTTCTTGTGATTAGGTTGCCTTCGTGACTTATCAAATAAGGCATCTACCCCACCAGATTCTACCGCTGATTTATAACGATAGAAGGTGTCTCGTGATAAACCCATTACCTTACAGGCTTTCGATACATTGCCTAATTCTTCAGCTAAATTTAGTAAGCCAACTTTGTGTTTAATAATTTTAACGTTATTATCTATCATGAGAGTTTTCCTTTTGGTTTTGTTAAAGTTTGCACTTCTATCAAAACCGGAAACTCTCACCTTTTCAAGTGGTTATGTCAGATTAAGTCGAAACTAATTCACCTTAGCCATCAAGACTGTTATGCTAGACAGTTACACAATTTTATCTACAGTCTCTGTTAACACCAAGCGATTTTGTCGTCATTTTAAAAACTATTTTTTTTCAAAAATGATTCACTCCTGCTGTGAGAGCCCATTTTTAAGTGCGATGCTTTTTTATTATGAGAACCTATTTTAAGATGTGAGGCTTTTCTATCGTGGGAACCCTCTTTAAGATGTGAGGCTTTTCTATCGTGTGAGCCTACTTTAAGATGTGAGGCTTTTTTATTATGAGAACCTATTTTAAGATGCGATGCTTTTCTATCGTGTGAACCCTCTTTAAGATGAGAGGCTTTTTTATTATGAGAACCTATTTTAAGCATATCGTTACCCATAAGTAATGCTATATTAATTTTTCCTTACTTTTGAGATAATGCTGCCTTTTTAAAGGCAGTATTATCCATGGATTGGATCGACCATGAGTATGGTTCCGTGAATATCGGCGATCAACGTTTAAATAAACGAGCAAAAGAGTTATTAAAAAGGTTTAGTGATAAACCAACATCAAGTATACCTGAAAGTTGTAAAGGTTGGTCGGAAACCAAAGCAGCCTATCGATTTTTTGAGAATAATACGGTTACCGCAAAAAAAATTATAAAACCTCATCGCATAGCCACCCTTAAGCGAATTAAAGAACATCCGATTATCTTATTGCTTCAAGACACAACAACGCTTAACTATAGCGGTCAAAAAGAACGTGAAGATATTGGCCCTATTCAACAAGATAACGTGCGGGGTCTTTTTCTTCATCCCACTCTTGCGGTAACGCCCAACCGCGAATGTTTAGGAGTAGTTGACTATGAACAGTGGTCACGGGAAAAATTTACGCATCGAAGCTCAGAAGAACGAAGAGCTGAACGTGATTCAAAAGCAATAAAAGACAAGGAAAGTTACCGGTGGGTCAGAGGTTATAAAAAAGCCACAAAACTTGCTAAGGCAATGCCCGATACTCAATTTGTTTATATTGCTGATAGAGAAGGTGATATTTATGATATCTATCATGAAGCGAATACAGCTTTCGCTAAAGGAACTGCCGATTGGGTGATTAGAGCAACATTCGATCGTTCTATTTTGGATGAGAATCAACCTAAAAAACGCAATAAATTAAAAACAAGCGTAAAAGCCTCTTCCAGTATTGGAAAAATAACATTTACTACGTCCTCATTTGGAAATAGAAAAAAACGAGAAGTAGCACAAGATATTTATGCAAAAGAAGTGACTTTGCTCCCTCCTCGGGATAAAGCAAAAGAAGGTTTTACCCCCGTTAAAATAACAACAATCATTGCCACAGAGACAAACCCACCGCCTGGAGAGAAAGCAATCGAGTGGACACTTTTAACCAGTGTACCTATATCCAACTTGGAAGCAGCGTTACAAGTAATTCAATGGTACTTATGTCGCTGGCAGATCGAAATTTTTTTCAAGGTATTGAAAAGCGGATGCGCTATTGAAAAATTGCAGTTAAGCAACAAGCAACGATTTGACCCTTGCCTCGCTCTGTATCTTATTGTTGCTTGGCGTATTTTGTTCATGACCATGGTTGGTCGTGCTTCCCCATCATTAAGCAGTGAATGTCTATTTGAGCCCATAGAATGGCAAACCGCCTATGTTATGATCTATGAAAAACCCCCTCCAAATGAACCCCCAACCCTGAAAGATACT contains:
- a CDS encoding MFS transporter, producing the protein MPEHSKPIQSMDIKQVIAWSLYDFANSAYSAVIYTFVFSAYFINEIAPSEIQGTQLWGYTISASSLFVAFLGPIIGTIADFGGKHKSWLFLFTSIGVISTVFLWFVHPNIHSIQLALTCMFISTVAFELAKVFYNSLLPNIVSSDYLGRVSGWGWSCGYLGGLLCLILSLIVLEQREFFLIAGIKNKEDIHIIILLVAIWVSVFSLPIFLFVKQKKSENFKVISAVKKGLKELKITLKNFPQQRDLLLFLIARLFYMDGVNSLMALGGVFAAGTFHFSVYDMIIFGIILNITAGIGAALFAWIDDWIGSKKTVLIALGCFTAMFCYLLTIKSRNLFWMAAPFIGVFVGPIQAASRTFLARLAKPEEITRMYGFYSFSEKSTSFLGPFLVGSLTAWAGSQRIGMLALLPFFIVGGGLLLRVSQK
- a CDS encoding IS4 family transposase — its product is MDWIDHEYGSVNIGDQRLNKRAKELLKRFSDKPTSSIPESCKGWSETKAAYRFFENNTVTAKKIIKPHRIATLKRIKEHPIILLLQDTTTLNYSGQKEREDIGPIQQDNVRGLFLHPTLAVTPNRECLGVVDYEQWSREKFTHRSSEERRAERDSKAIKDKESYRWVRGYKKATKLAKAMPDTQFVYIADREGDIYDIYHEANTAFAKGTADWVIRATFDRSILDENQPKKRNKLKTSVKASSSIGKITFTTSSFGNRKKREVAQDIYAKEVTLLPPRDKAKEGFTPVKITTIIATETNPPPGEKAIEWTLLTSVPISNLEAALQVIQWYLCRWQIEIFFKVLKSGCAIEKLQLSNKQRFDPCLALYLIVAWRILFMTMVGRASPSLSSECLFEPIEWQTAYVMIYEKPPPNEPPTLKDTLRMIAQLGGFLGRKHDGEPGPIVMWKGLRTLYEYIKAREVFTRAFGHTYG
- a CDS encoding IS3 family transposase (programmed frameshift); its protein translation is MKRSRFTENQILNILKSVEVGRLVKDVCREHGISDATYYNWKAKYGGMEASDIKRMKQLEEENAKLKRMFADLSLENRALKDVIGKKALKPAEKREMADYLVQEHGLSLRRSCSVLRLSRTAYYYQPAMDKDEAVIKELVTITEHYPRYGFRKLFIKLRQAGFSWNHKRVYRVYCELKLNIRRKGKRRLASRHPEPLAVPDSLNHTWSADFMSDALNCGRRFRTFNVVDDFNREALAIEIDLSLPALRVIRVLDHIAANRGYPARLRLDNGPEFISLALADWAEKHGVILEFIQPGKPTQNSFVERFNRTYRNEILDFYLFRSLNEVRDITRNWMKEYNEERPHESLGDMSPLDYRLIKNRSENSNYNWH
- a CDS encoding HAD-IA family hydrolase, which encodes MFQDIIKTYSSVKVPIEKIKERRQKWKDNGQYQYQQMLLAFIKQYNPEIQISCEDITQAYQEHKNAEPFTPKMSKEDFLALRNKYKIGIITDGSAFESKVPKIKEFFGVDIDGYIYKNNTLPSKPNAAMFHEFCKTYSVKDRPVAYVGDRDDLDGSMAKNANIRFIRVDPTQPTINMEKFTKELNAIEEQRMAARRRWGLLSNVVTTNTATVECARRSLGLKV
- a CDS encoding exopolysaccharide biosynthesis protein is translated as MLGERTYGIALLFFSLPSALPFSLIPGMTFIFSMPIFIFTIQMIFGRSTFWLPKIIAQWHIPYKLVVKIICTTAPYLKNAEFFIKPRWSFMFCRPMQIMNGLLIFCLTFLLILPIPFNFIFATLLIIFSLGMIEKDGAIIILGYIATVLYVSFISWFIMVVIKAIMTWVSAWYG